The DNA sequence aaacaaataaaagtaaatgaatTTGTACACGTGATTTGCTgattttttggtaaatgaatttgaatttaaagttCAACGTCTTGAGACATTTGGATAACCTCTTTACCACTTGGCGACTCACATAAGCTGAGTATATCATACTATATCATCAATTGTCGGTATGGatatatgcaaaaaaatttatacacgaccaaaattatttaatggagtactaGATTTGTAGACACGATTCAATAAccctgaaatttaaaatactccaGTAAGAGATATATTGGTATTGGGCCAACGCTGATGAGAAGCCCAATTATCAAATTTGCCCAAATAGTCCTTGTCGAGCGAGATTATCCAATCCATTCGTGCGggaatatagtagtagttcATTATTGTTATGCAAGTCTcaatacttcatttttagGTCAGTTTTGTAGTTCTGTTCTGATGTAGACTCTGCTAAGTTGTTTTGCATTCATGAAGCTTATGCAATCATGTTGAGGAAACAAAATGCTTTTTGTTAGAGCACAATGTTAGTTGAGTCTTGGAAGCCATTAATTTATCTTCTTCGAGCCATAAATATTCTTgtcaaaaattaaacaaaagtaAATACTTTTCCATAATCTCAAAATATTCCTGtcagaaaataaacaaaagtaTATAGTTTTCCATAATCTCTACTATGATGCTTCTGTAAGTGGACTATTTTACAGTATTGCAGGCTTTATTAGATGCCAAAGTACTACTTATTTTTtcagctatatatatatatatatctccaATTATTGTGTAGGTTGATGTTATCTACACGTTTTATGCAATAGTTAGGTGCACCGGAACAGCTAATTTCGCCAATTTACTCAATAATGCTCTGTAGATTGGGAGggtacaaagaaaaaaaaatggtatttcatgcaatattgttttatttcgATATATAGATCGTgccaaaatagtagtataagatTTGTCATAATATTACATGTTTTATGATTGGGTTGTTGGGGTGGTGGGAAATCAAACGAATCTTAAGATGCTCATACTCTCAATGGCCCATTcgattcttcttctctttaaAGAGGGTGAATGAATAATCTTATATGTGCCAAAATTTCGCTATATATTGGTGTCGGctgtgatttattttaatctaaaattgCTGCTTTTCATCATTACAACATTTGAGAAACAAAAAATGGCTGTTTTGTTCTGCCTTCTTTTAAGCATTAATATTGTTAAGTAATTAACTATTTTAAGCATTAATATTGTCAAGTAATTAACGCTCATGGGAGTAATAACAAGAAAGTAAACGCTCCATTCgaattaagaaaacaaattgtAACCGAAATAATCTCgtggagtaataatttaataagctTACAAATCAAACCTAAAACAAATTCTTCACTATTGTGAGTATCAGATTCTTGTGCCGTGGTCAAATTGCATATTTACACGATTGGATTATACATGGTTTTTTTCattgtctttttatttttcacaattattttttgtactaCACATGGTTAAATTATGCACGATTTCGCACTGGAGTAAAAATAGGAGAAAATCTAGGATACCCTAAATTCACTGTTCTTGATCCTCCAAATTATAATCATTGGTGATGCAGACAAACAATTCATAAAGGAAAAGAGTGgttaattttttagaaaaagtatGATTTATTAAAGTGAAATTAGCATAACCTTACAAATTTCAACGCTTAATCAATGGTCTCTTTTATCTTTCCTACACTCACTATGCATTACGATTAGCCGGCCTaccattttcttgatttcattttgattttgtttttggttttggtttgaCTTAATCCCACTCCAAATTTCAGAAATCTCTCTGTTTATCAActcaattattttctcaaaaggGATTATTTTATGCATCATGTTTAGTTTATCGGATGTCCTAAATTCATTGTTCATGTTGACAAAGTTGCATTTTTCTTGTCGGATTTTCCTAGGATCAGAATAGTTTTCACGTTCCTCCATGTTTATTCcctcctctttctcttcttgAATTGACAATTGGCAAATCTCAGgttcttgatttttgaataACATGGATAGttcaaaaacaaatactactaatcAAAGAAGGAGGAGTTGGACTCCTTCATCTATGCGTAGAACACTGTGGAGTAGCAGTGAGAGTCCAACAAAAGATTTTCGATCCAATGATGATCTCAAAGGCGTAAATGTGCAAGTTGTTGCACGATGCAGGTGATCCTTTTTCATCTTCTCATCATATCAAAATAAGTTCTTTGCACAATGTTTTATGATGCAGTGTTTTTCTGTTCACATTAGGCCTCTGTCTGAAGGAGAGATCAGAGAAAAAACATCCTCAATCATCTCGTGTGATGAGACCAAACATCAAGTGATTGCCACTCAAAACACAGGCAGCAAGCAAAATGATAAAGTTTTTGCGTTTGATAAGGTTTGATTTTTTGCTCAAATGATGGCAATCGCATGACTGATTTTGAACTGAATGGTTGTTTCAAGACTTGATTTTTAAGCATTTTTGAGGGTTGTTTCTTGTGCTTGTTCAGGTGTTTGGTCCGAATTCGAAGCAGATTGACGTGTACGATGAGGTCGTTGCTCCCGCCATTGCTGAAGTCCTCGAAGGCTACAGCTGGACCGTCTTCGCTTACGGCCAGACTGGGACAGGCAAGACCTACACCATGGAAGGTGAAGGACGCAAACACAAGGTTTCTTGCTTTATATCAGCTGAAAAATATGTGTTGTAGTCATAAGAAATGCTTCATCATGTTGTTTGATGCATTGGTTTCTGTTGTAGAATGGCGAGTTCCATGAAAATGCCGGTGTGATCCCAAGAGCTGTGCAGCAGATATTCGATGTGTTGGAGAGGGATAGTGCCGACTACAGCATGAAGGTGACGTTTCTTGAGCTCTACAACGAGGAGATAACGGATCTCTTGGCACCGGATAATGCCAAGAAGTCATTATTACTGATGGAAGATGGGAAAGGTGCTGTCTTTGTTAGAGGGTTGGAGGAAGAGATTGTGTGTAGTGTGGATGAGATTTGTGCGATTTTGGATAGAGGGTCCTCTAGGAAGCACACGGCTGAGACGCTCGTGAACAAGCAAAGCAACCGTTCTCACTCGATTCTCACCATCACAGTCCAGATTAAGGAGCCTAGCACCACTGATGGGTCAGAGATGATCAGGTGTGGCAGGTTGAATCTTGTGGACCTTGCTGGCTCGGAGAACATTCTGCGTTCTGGTGCACGAGAGGTCCTTCTGATACGCGCACTCTGTGTAGTTTACTGCTCCGTTCTTGAACTCGTTTAACTTTGTTCTGATGATGCAGGTGAGAGCAAGGGAAGCTGGTGAGATAAACAAGAGTCTGCTTACACTCGGGCGGGTTATCAACGCGTTGGCTGACAATTCTACACACGTTCCATACAGGTATGCCTTGTTTCTGTCAAGTTTAATGACTGCTGCATCGTGTTGTCTGACAGAATTTAGGTGTAAGGGTAGCCCTTTTTGAATCTCAGGGACAGCAAGTTGACTAGGTTGTTGAGGGATTCGTTGGGAGGTAAGACGAAAACGTGCATTATAGCAACGATTTCACCAtccattctctctcaagaAGAGACACTCAGCACTCTTGACTATGCGTTTCGTGCTAAATGTATCAAGAACAGACCTGAGGTTTTTCTTGTTTAGTGTTGCTTTTTTGTCTTGAATCAATGTTGGACGAGGAATGAGATGAGGTCGGTCTGATTTTCAGGTGAACCAAAAGTTGATGAAATCTACGTTGCTCAAAGATCTCTACACTCAGATAGATAGTCTTAAACAAGGTAGATGTTTCTCATGTCTCATAAATTAGATCCTACACGCGAAATGCAGTAGCTGAGTTAGTTATGTTTTGATTCTCTCCCATCAGAACTTCGTGTTTCGAAGCAAATGAATGGTGGTTATGGTGATCATGGTGATCGACATAGTGCAGATGTGTTGAGGAAGGTGTGTAGACTTGTATTACTTGGTTTTAtgagtatttttgttattgAGACGAGCGGCTGAAGAGAAGGTTTTATTGTTGTGAGCAGCAACTGATGGAGCTGCAAGAACTGTATATTTATCAGCAACAGCTAAGAGTAGATTTGGAAGATAAATTGCTGAGCACTGAGGTATGTATAATACAACTGCTGTTACTTGTTCTGTTTTTCTAGCCCGAAATGAATGAAAACGGTGCATGTTCTGTTTTAATCCAGAGGGAACTGACAACGGCTCAACAATCTTTGCTTAATAGTGAAGATCAATGTAAACAAGCAAAAGACATGTGTAGAGATAAAGAGACTGTAATATTCAATCTCATTTCTTCTGGTAAGAGGGTGTTTTTCACATTATTTCTTTGTGTCGAATGCAATCTCATTTTGCATATTGCTAATGATGTACAGGAAAAGAACTGACAAAGAAAGCACTTGAGCTTCGATCAGACTTAGAGGGTGCTGCATTGGACGTGTCTACCTTGTTCGCCAAAATTGGTCCGCGTTTCTTCTTCAGATATATCATcgtttttttctaaaatttatctCAGATAAGTGACTAGTATTGATTTTCTTGTCGAACAGAACACAAGAACAACTTAGAAGAAACAAACAGGCAACATGTGTCGGATTTCTATTCTCAGTTAGTTCAACAGCTTCAGGAGTTGGATGAAGGGGTTTCGGCCTCAGCAAAGAGCCAAGAACAGAACTGGAAGGAGTTCCAAGATGATACACAATTATTTCTAACTTCAAAAGCTAAGGTAGCTCATAAACTGTTTTGAGTAATGTCTATTCTTTGATTATTTCATGTGGGGTATGAATCTTGCACGGCATTTTCATCTGATGTAGGCGATAGACGAGCTATTCAAACAGATCGAAAATCTCAAAGAGCTGCATGTGTCCGGTGTCAATAATTTGGATGGTTCAGCAGAGGAACTGTATCAGAAGTCTCAACTGGCTTTAAGTAGATTGAGCTCCGAGTTATCAGCTCACTCTTCGTGCATTATGGATGTGAGGATTGATGTTTGTACGCACCTTTTGGTTCCCCTTTGTTACTAAAACTAAACAGTAATCCCTTTGCAGCTTGTGACAAAAAAGTCATCAGATGCTCATGCCATTAACAATGGTTTGAAAATTAACATGAACAATCTTGGATTGAGGTTAGATGCATTCATGAAGCAGCAGGAGGaggtaagaaaaaaaaacttgtatCTTGTTTTACGCGACAAAATGGCACACGGCCATGTACAAGGGCGCTTAGTAATATCGTAAATCAACCTTTTTCCATCAGACTCATGCACGAACCTACCATACATCCAAGTACATTTCCAGTAGCcttgttcattttttcaagACTTTGAAGATTTATATATCCAAATTGACACTCATTGAAGAGGATTGTCAAACTATGGCCAAACAGAAGCTGCACGCCTTCACGACAAAGTTTGAGGTAGTCTCGGAgcttcttttatttatttgttttggatGTGGAAATTTCCTAAAACTCACTAATTTGCTTACTTTCTTTGTTGTAGGAAATTTCTGTTGCTGAAGAGAAGCTTTTATTGGAAGAAATGGCCAAACTTTTGGCAAATTCGAGTtctagaaagaagaaaatggtaAATGCTATTGCAATGAAACCTCATCTCCAAATTTGAATGGCCTATACATAATTATGTGCTTCTGTTCTTCAGATACAAGAAGCAGTAGACGACGTGCTAGAGAGCACCTCTAACAGAGGCGAAAAGCTAAATCTTGAAATATCGAACATGCAAAGTCTAACAGTAGATGCAGAGGGAAAGTGGAATAGTTTCATTGAGACAACAAAAAGCAACTATGTGGAAGATTCTGTTGCTTTGGAAGCCGGTAAATGCGCTCTTGAAGATGACCTTCAATGCTGGTAAACGCGATAAAATGACACACCTCTTCCGGCTTTGTTATTTTGAATATCCTTAGTAGTTTTAGTGCAACCTTTGATGCAGCTTGAGAGACTTGGCAGAGTTTTCACAACAACAGAGATTGTCTGAAGAATCCCTCTTGGATGCGATGAAGATGAATTTTGACTCGGAAGATTCTGTTATCAAGTAAGTAAGCTCTCTCATTTTCTGCCACATTTGATTTGAGGCCATTCCATCTAACCACAAAAATACTTCCATTTTGATTTGCAGGAATGAAACAGCAGCTATTGAGAAGATCCATGCTCGATTTTCATCAATTGCAGCGTCGTTTCTTGAAGAAACACAGGATGCTACGAAGAAGTTAATGTTATCTGCTGAGAGTAAGGGTCTTCACTTACctatttatatgtatttgtCATAGCCTttgatgtcacattttcttgCGTAGATCCTCTCAGACTAGACCAGGAGGCATCGGAGAAGGCCGGGCTCCTAAGTGCACGTTGCCTCGTCTCCACGAAGCAAACGAGCAGCATCCACTCTGAACAAGTAGCTGATGTTTCAAGAAGAGCAAGAAAATCCCTTGTTGATGACTACTTGGTAAGGAAATGTCTTCATCTTTTTAGAATGATCAAATCCATGTAAGAAAAAAACACTGAAtaataatgtgtatatatgtgaGCAGGTGGATAGTTGGTCATGTCAAAGTCCGAGGAAGAGAAACGTGGTTGTGGCAAGTAGAGAAGAGATAGAGAGTTTGATGAGTTTGCAATCACCCAAAGCTCATAATGCAGTTGCATCCTAAATTGGATAAAAGCAGCCACACTTCTTCATCAAATGTTCATTCAAATGTATacccaattttatatttatagcaAATTTGGTGTCACATAccccaaataaaaaaaaagataagtTCATGTTACTCAATTCTCTCAATATTCTTTCCTCtttttcatcatcatcatgaAATCCAACttttaactttaaattttgtttatctATTACATTAAGATAACAGATTCCGCAAACATACATCACATTATATTTGTTCGTTTGtcaaaaagaataataatagtcTAATATGGCTTTAAGGAAGGAATATCttgtagtattatatataggcagatattaaaataaaatatttttttattttattgtgaattATTTCGATCAATATTAGATATTGAGGATCTATGACAGATGCTTCTGTAAGAATGCAGATCCGGGTTCTATCTAAAAAGGGCTGatagtttttactttttcaagaCAATGATTTTCACTAAAAATGCAATTATTTTACACGttcataatgatattttcGTGTTATCATAAtaacattatattaaaatatgacacTTAGTtaggaaacaaaaaaaagagtaaatatgGCATTTACAAATGAAGAGAATACATTTTCAATTACCAAGTTTCAAAGTTTCAGGCTTTCAGCCCTTTAAAAAGAGATAATATTAACATTACCCAAACAAAGAGAAATACTCAAATGAAGATTCATGTTAATGATAACTCTGTGTacaatcaatattttgaacACGGACGgataaaattttgcaatacTAGTACTCCGTCCGATCCTcgttaattaaagtatttttttgggCATAGAGTTTAAGAACGTGTGTTAAGTGGATGATGTatagagtaagagagatgaagagagaataaagcaagagataattactttttgccgaaaatagaaatgactctattaacatgggTTGGCAAATCGTGCTTGTTGGGTCGTTATCGGATCAATCTGTTAACGACCCAACCCAACAAGAACAAACACGGACACGACCTGTTAAGAAAACCCCAAAcccgaacacgaacacgaacacgaacccAACCTGCTACTCTCAGACCCGAACACGGCACGGACACGACCTGCTACCCTCTGACCCGAACACGACACAAACCCAATCTGCTACCCTCAGAcccgaacacgacacgaacccattggACCACGTTTATCGGTCTTGTTGGTAGGCCTCCATGTCAcatttacaatttaaaaaaaaaaagaattcaaaTAATAGTGTGTCTCTCTCATCAACCATGGTCGGATGGTTGGCAACCAGCGACCGAATGGTCTCCCAAATGCATTTTATGAATTAGCCAATTAGATTGTGCCACATGACACAATTTCATTggttgatatatttttttaaaactttatatatcttttatatattgtattaaaaaattaaaaaaattataccaaaatttataatttttcatcctctataaatagagaccACATTTGCTATAGTTTTGCATACAAAAAAATCTTATCTTTTCTCCTCCTATAATCCTTCTTCTTTGgtataatttcttatttttagtcTTTTTTGTTGTTCATCATGGATGATGATGAGAATAACATATTCTCTGATTCTCAAAATTTCTATTCAACCCAAAATTTCAGTCCTTCCCAAACTTTTTAATCCTTCCCAAGATTATTTCTCTAGCTTTGATGATTTTCTAAATTCTAGCCAATTTCAAACTAACATCAATGCTTCAAACGCTCCACATGGTTGGAGTGAGCAAGAAGACATTGCACTAATGTCTGCTTGGTGTTTCGTCAGTTCAAATGCAATTGTTGGCACCAACCGAACTAGTGTGAATCTCTGGAAAAATATTCTTGAtctatatgaaaaaaaaagaatagaaaatcCAACAATTGGCGAACAAAGGAGTTTGAAGTCATTGAGACAACGTTACAGACAACTCAACACAAATGTCTCCAAGTGGATTGGTGCATACAAGCATGCGCACGATCGAGCTACGAGCAGCCAATCTAATGAGGACATTGAGAAAGACCCTAAACCCAAAAATCTATGGTAAGAGTAAGTTTACTCACCATAAGGTGTTTGAGAGCGTGATGCGACACGATCCCAAAGTGGGAATTGAAGTTGAATACACCATCGCGATTCCAGCCAAATGACACCAACCTTGAAGAAAGTCGTGGAAGCTCAAAAAGGTCAAGGACTAGTGAGGAGGGAGGACCTCAAATCAACTCCACACCTGTGAGTGTTTCTTCAACATTACAACGTCCTATTGGAAGAGATAAAGCTAAGACTAAGGTTAACAGAAAAGGCAAAGAAGTTGCAACACCATCATATATAATTCCTAATGATTTCACTGCAGCACTACGTGAAATGAGAGTCACACGTGAAAGGGAATGTGATATTCAAGTTCGGAAGATCAAGGCAGCTAGTGATATTCAGGAACGGAACATCAAGGCAGCTATCCTTACTCCGCTGATGGCTTGGAGGGACTGAACTCCAGAAGAAGAAACACAATCTAATAACAGAATTGTTTGGGAAGTGATCGTAGTTTATCTGTTTTCAATGTATGTTTCTTAGTACGTATCTTTCAACTTCTGTTGCTTCGTATGtaacctttaatttatgttgctTATGTAACTTCCAGTTTATGTGATAAGCCTTCAATCAAAGCATGAATAGATGAAATGTTCTCACAAGTCGTGGAGGAATCCAATGACATCCCATGTGTTCACAGAATTCAAAGTTTAACTAGATGACAAGTCACTCTCTATCATAAGTGGTGGAGGAATACAATGACATCCCATGTGATCACGAAAATCAAAGTTTGACTAGATGACAAATCACTCTCCTATCAcaagtggtggtggaatcCAATGACATCCCATGTGATCACGAAAATCAAAGATTGCCTGACAAATCACTCTCCTATCACAATTGGTGGTGGAATCCAATGACATCCCATGTGATCACAAAAACCAAAGTTTAACTAGATTACAAGTCACTCTCTATCACAAGGGGTGGTGGAATCCAATGACATCTCATGTGATAGTGGTGGAATCCTATGCTCAACAAATAACTTCTATATATTTACCTATATGCTTCACGAAAATTACACACAAATCCTCTCACAATTATTGAGGCAACTCTCCCTAAAAAATGTCATCAAGTTCTAATTTTGAAGCTTCCAATCTTCTTGAAGAGAATGAATgggaagaaaaaattgttgaacaaAATCAGCAACTCGATCAACTAATCGAGGATATAGATATTTGGCCAACAACCCTTTCTTCACAACCTAGAACCCAAACGGTTAGAGCTAGAAGAAGATACATTGAAAGGAATCGCTAGGAGGGTCATAATACTATTTTCGAGTAGTGTTTTGCTGAAGATTCAATCTATCCTCCACATTTTTACCGAACAAGGTATCGCATGCGAAAATCTTTGTTCGAAAATATAATGAACAAGCTCGTCGAGACTGACaacttttttgttaaaaaagtgATGCTACTGGTCAGCTTGGTATGTCTACAATTCAAAAATGTATAGCAGCGATAAGGATGTTGGCCTTCGGGACGACGACTGACTTGCACGACGAATATTTAAGAATGAGCG is a window from the Salvia hispanica cultivar TCC Black 2014 chromosome 1, UniMelb_Shisp_WGS_1.0, whole genome shotgun sequence genome containing:
- the LOC125205762 gene encoding kinesin-like protein KIN-5D isoform X2, whose translation is MDSSKTNTTNQRRRSWTPSSMRRTLWSSSESPTKDFRSNDDLKGVNVQVVARCRPLSEGEIREKTSSIISCDETKHQVIATQNTGSKQNDKVFAFDKVFGPNSKQIDVYDEVVAPAIAEVLEGYSWTVFAYGQTGTGKTYTMEGEGRKHKNGEFHENAGVIPRAVQQIFDVLERDSADYSMKVTFLELYNEEITDLLAPDNAKKSLLLMEDGKGAVFVRGLEEEIVCSVDEICAILDRGSSRKHTAETLVNKQSNRSHSILTITVQIKEPSTTDGSEMIRCGRLNLVDLAGSENILRSGAREVRAREAGEINKSLLTLGRVINALADNSTHVPYRDSKLTRLLRDSLGGKTKTCIIATISPSILSQEETLSTLDYAFRAKCIKNRPEVNQKLMKSTLLKDLYTQIDSLKQELRVSKQMNGGYGDHGDRHSADVLRKQLMELQELYIYQQQLRVDLEDKLLSTERELTTAQQSLLNSEDQCKQAKDMCRDKETVIFNLISSGKELTKKALELRSDLEGAALDVSTLFAKIEHKNNLEETNRQHVSDFYSQLVQQLQELDEGVSASAKSQEQNWKEFQDDTQLFLTSKAKAIDELFKQIENLKELHVSGVNNLDGSAEELYQKSQLALSRLSSELSAHSSCIMDLVTKKSSDAHAINNGLKINMNNLGLRLDAFMKQQEETHARTYHTSKYISSSLVHFFKTLKIYISKLTLIEEDCQTMAKQKLHAFTTKFEEISVAEEKLLLEEMAKLLANSSSRKKKMIQEAVDDVLESTSNRGEKLNLEISNMQSLTVDAEGKWNSFIETTKSNYVEDSVALEAGKCALEDDLQCCLRDLAEFSQQQRLSEESLLDAMKMNFDSEDSVIKNETAAIEKIHARFSSIAASFLEETQDATKKLMLSAEN
- the LOC125205762 gene encoding kinesin-like protein KIN-5D isoform X1, whose amino-acid sequence is MDSSKTNTTNQRRRSWTPSSMRRTLWSSSESPTKDFRSNDDLKGVNVQVVARCRPLSEGEIREKTSSIISCDETKHQVIATQNTGSKQNDKVFAFDKVFGPNSKQIDVYDEVVAPAIAEVLEGYSWTVFAYGQTGTGKTYTMEGEGRKHKNGEFHENAGVIPRAVQQIFDVLERDSADYSMKVTFLELYNEEITDLLAPDNAKKSLLLMEDGKGAVFVRGLEEEIVCSVDEICAILDRGSSRKHTAETLVNKQSNRSHSILTITVQIKEPSTTDGSEMIRCGRLNLVDLAGSENILRSGAREVRAREAGEINKSLLTLGRVINALADNSTHVPYRDSKLTRLLRDSLGGKTKTCIIATISPSILSQEETLSTLDYAFRAKCIKNRPEVNQKLMKSTLLKDLYTQIDSLKQELRVSKQMNGGYGDHGDRHSADVLRKQLMELQELYIYQQQLRVDLEDKLLSTERELTTAQQSLLNSEDQCKQAKDMCRDKETVIFNLISSGKELTKKALELRSDLEGAALDVSTLFAKIEHKNNLEETNRQHVSDFYSQLVQQLQELDEGVSASAKSQEQNWKEFQDDTQLFLTSKAKAIDELFKQIENLKELHVSGVNNLDGSAEELYQKSQLALSRLSSELSAHSSCIMDLVTKKSSDAHAINNGLKINMNNLGLRLDAFMKQQEETHARTYHTSKYISSSLVHFFKTLKIYISKLTLIEEDCQTMAKQKLHAFTTKFEEISVAEEKLLLEEMAKLLANSSSRKKKMIQEAVDDVLESTSNRGEKLNLEISNMQSLTVDAEGKWNSFIETTKSNYVEDSVALEAGKCALEDDLQCCLRDLAEFSQQQRLSEESLLDAMKMNFDSEDSVIKNETAAIEKIHARFSSIAASFLEETQDATKKLMLSAENPLRLDQEASEKAGLLSARCLVSTKQTSSIHSEQVADVSRRARKSLVDDYLVDSWSCQSPRKRNVVVASREEIESLMSLQSPKAHNAVAS
- the LOC125205762 gene encoding kinesin-like protein KIN-5D isoform X3; translation: MIKFLRLIRCLVRIRSRLTCTMRSLLPPLLKSSKATAGPSSLTARLGQARPTPWKNGEFHENAGVIPRAVQQIFDVLERDSADYSMKVTFLELYNEEITDLLAPDNAKKSLLLMEDGKGAVFVRGLEEEIVCSVDEICAILDRGSSRKHTAETLVNKQSNRSHSILTITVQIKEPSTTDGSEMIRCGRLNLVDLAGSENILRSGAREVRAREAGEINKSLLTLGRVINALADNSTHVPYRDSKLTRLLRDSLGGKTKTCIIATISPSILSQEETLSTLDYAFRAKCIKNRPEVNQKLMKSTLLKDLYTQIDSLKQELRVSKQMNGGYGDHGDRHSADVLRKQLMELQELYIYQQQLRVDLEDKLLSTERELTTAQQSLLNSEDQCKQAKDMCRDKETVIFNLISSGKELTKKALELRSDLEGAALDVSTLFAKIEHKNNLEETNRQHVSDFYSQLVQQLQELDEGVSASAKSQEQNWKEFQDDTQLFLTSKAKAIDELFKQIENLKELHVSGVNNLDGSAEELYQKSQLALSRLSSELSAHSSCIMDLVTKKSSDAHAINNGLKINMNNLGLRLDAFMKQQEETHARTYHTSKYISSSLVHFFKTLKIYISKLTLIEEDCQTMAKQKLHAFTTKFEEISVAEEKLLLEEMAKLLANSSSRKKKMIQEAVDDVLESTSNRGEKLNLEISNMQSLTVDAEGKWNSFIETTKSNYVEDSVALEAGKCALEDDLQCCLRDLAEFSQQQRLSEESLLDAMKMNFDSEDSVIKNETAAIEKIHARFSSIAASFLEETQDATKKLMLSAENPLRLDQEASEKAGLLSARCLVSTKQTSSIHSEQVADVSRRARKSLVDDYLVDSWSCQSPRKRNVVVASREEIESLMSLQSPKAHNAVAS